In Thermodesulfobacteriota bacterium, the genomic stretch AAAGGAAAAATTCATCTACCTTGACACGCTCGGCGTCCTTGAGATGAGGGCCGGGGAGTACGTGTCGGCTGAGGAGAAGTTCCTGCAGGCCGCTGGCACGGTGCCAGAGGGGCGCGCAGACGCTCTCTCCGAGATATACAGGCACCTCCGCGAGCTTTACAGGGCAAGCGGAGAGCCGGAGAAGGCCTCCACAATCGACCGGAAGCTCGAAGTATTCAGGGGCGGAGACAAAGAAGGGCTTTGAGGACTGTATACGGAATAAACCCGGTGCTTGAGGCGCTTCGCTCGGGGGCCGTCATCGACAAGGTCTTGATCTCCGAGGGGAGGACCGGCAGGGCGGCTTCCGACATCATGAAGCTCGCGGGCCAGAAAAAGGTCGAGGTCGCAAAGGCCGCCCCGCACGAGATTGCGAAGATTGCCGGGACCGAGAGGCACCAGGGGGTAGTTGCGCTCCTGCATGAGGAGTTCAGGTATTCGGATATCGAGGACCTCATTGCCGCATGGAAGGCGAAGGGCGGGCAGGCCTTCTTTCTCGTGCTCGATTCAGTGCAGGACCCGCAGAACCTCGGCTCTCTCGTAAGGACCGCCAATGCCGCCGGGGTGCACGGGGTCGTCATACCGAAAGACAGGGCGGCCGAGGTGACGCCGGCTGTCGTCAAGGCCTCGGCAGGCGCGACCGAACACACGCTGATAGCCCGGGAAGTGAATATCACGAGGGTGCTGGAGAGGCTCAAGGAGGAAGGGGTCTGGGCGGTCGCCGTTGAGGCCGGGTGCAGGGACGCGCTCTGGGGCACTGACCTCGATAGAGATCTGGCCCTCGTAATCGGGAGCGAGGGAAAGGGCATAAGGAGGCTCGTCAGGGAAAGTTGCGACCTCTGCGCCTCCATACCGATGGCCGGCCAGGTAAATTCCCTTAATGCCGCGCAGGCCGGGGCCATAGCGATGTTCGAGGCCCTGAGGCAGCGGGGGAGATAGCAGGCTGCTGAAAAAGGCCAATCTGCTGTGTCGTCTTCAACATTGGCAACTCCGGCGTACAAAAAAGAAAATTATATTGTAGGGCGCGCTATGCGCACCATTACAAATCCCCCGCCATCCCCTTTAGAAAGGGTCTTAGGAAAGGGGGATAAATCCTTGCTGACGGCAAATCCAGAACATGGTGCTCATGTCCAAGGCCGTCCTTTCTGACCTCGTAAGGGAAGCAGCCGAAAGGCTCAAGGGTGTCATAAGCCCCACCCCGCTCATATACTCTTCCAGCCTTTCGAGGCTCTTGGGCTTCGAATGCCTCCTTAAGCTCGAAAACCTCCAGAAGACCGGCTCATTCAAGGCGCGCGGGGCCTACTTTAAAATCTCTTCTCTTTCAGACCGGGAAAGAGCAGCTGGCGTTATAGCCGCCTCCTCGGGCAACCACGCCCAGGGGGTCGCGTGGGCCGCGGCGCTACTGGGCGTGAGGTCGCACATAGTAATGCCCGAGACGACACCCATCGTGAAGTTCGTGGCGACAAAAGGCTACGGCGGCGAGGTCATAATACACGGCAGCAACTTCATGGAGTCTTTCGCTTACGCCAGGGACCTTTCAGCCAAAAGGGGCCTGACGCTAATCCATCCTTTTGACGACTATTCGATAATCGCCGGGCAGGGGACGATCGGCCTTGAGATAATTGAGGCGGCCCCGGAAGCCGACGCTATCGTCGTCCCGGTGGGCGGAGGCGGCCTCATCTCGGGGATTGCCTCTGTGGTGAAGGAGAAAAGCCCGGGCATGAAGGTAATAGGCGTTGAGGCAGCGGCATCGAGCTCGTGCATCGAGTCACTTAAAAGGGGCGGGCCATCGGAGGTAGAGGAGAGGCCCACCATCGCCGACGGAATAGCCGTAAAGCGCCCCGGTGAGAAGACCTTCAAGATAATAAGAGAGCTTGTGGACGAGGTCCATGACGCAGGCGAGGACTCGATCGCATGGGCGATAGTTCAGCTCCTTGAAAGGAAAAAGCTCGTGGTCGAAGGCGCGGGCGCGGTGGGCGTCGCAGCGGCCATCGAAGGGAAGCTCCCGAAATCCGTAAAGAAGGCCGTCTTCGTCCTTAGCGGCGGCAACATCGACGTGACCACCCTTGACAGGATAATAAGGCTCGGGCTGATACGCGAGGGGAGGATATTGAGGCTGTCGGCCCTCATACCCGATGAGCCGGGGGCATTGGCCCGGCTTACCGCCGACATAGCTGCGCTCAAGGCCAACATCCTCCATGTGATACACGAGAGGGAGGCCGTTTCCGCGCCCATCAACACCATCCGGCTCGAGATAGTTCTTGAGACCGAAGGTCACGGACATTCGGAGAGGATAAGAAAGGAGCTTGGGGGGAAGGGGTACCTGCTGGGTTGAATGTAAATAAGCCAGATTTGATTATCGCACCGTTGTCATTCTGAGCGTAGCGAAAAATCTGGCATTTGATATTTTGCGGCGCTTATGTCTTTTCTTTACGATCTCCTTGAATTCTCTGCGCCTTAACGCCGCGCTTCAGTTCGAAGACGAGCTCCGAGAGCGTGATGGCCTCCTAGATCTTCTTTCCGCGGGGCACTTCCGCCAGGCTTGCAGCTCTCTTTGCTTTAAATGTGGCGCGTATGGGTTTTATCAGCGTGCAGGGGCCTTAACAAGCGTCCAGGCTCCGATTCTCCGTCCAGGAAACGCGCTATTACCGGCGATAGCCGAAGCTACTTCCCCTGCCACCTCTTCAGGAGCTTCATCCTCCCCCAGGCCAACTCGCGGGCCTCTTCCTGGGAGATATTCTTTCCGATCATCATGGCGGACGAGAGCTTCTCGAGCATCTCTTCCTTTGTGATGTCCGGCTCGGTAAACTGCCCTTTCCAGTAGCAGTACCTGCAATAGAAGGTGTTCATCACGGTGAGGTTGGCCTCGCAGCCGAACTCATCCTTGTTCATTATGAGCATGCCGCAGCTGTGGCACACCGGGCCTGGTAGTATTTCAGCCATACTTTTTTACGCCTCCCTTTTCTTATCCCATCCTGCCGAGGAGCGTTCTCCCGGCCATGAAATGCATGTGCAGGTGGAAGACGGTCTGGCCGCCCTCCTCGTTGGTGTTTATTACGGTACGGAAGCCCCTCTTGTCCAGCCCGAGCTTTTTAGCCAGCGCCTTTGCGGTCTCAAGCATCTCAGCAAGGAGCTCCCTGTCGTCGCAGTCCATGAGCGTTTCGTAGTGCGCCTTCGGGATTATGAGGATGTGCGTTGGGGCCTGCGGGTTTATGTCCCTTATCGCAATGAGCCTTTCGCTTTCGAGGACGACCTCGGACTTGGCCTCTTTCCTCCCGATACGGCAGAATATGCAACCGCTCATTTCCCGCCCCGCGCCTCCTTCTCAGTTATGCCTGATATGCCGAAACGCCTCGCGAGTTCCCCGTATATCTCGTCCATGCCGATGCCCTTCTCTGAAAGTAGGACCATGCAGTGGAAGAGGAGGTCGGAAAATTCATAGACCACCTGGCCGTTCTCCTTGGAGCTTGCGGCTTCCAGGAGCTCGGCGGATTCCTCCTCTATCTTGTCGAGTATCTTCGTAAGCCCCTTGGCGTAGAGCGAGGCGACATATGATTTCGCCGGGTCGGCTTTCTTCCTTTCGGCGAGCACCTTCATGAGCTCCGTAAGCACGGCAGGCCCCGAGGGCTTTACCTCCTTGCCGTCCAAAGCCCTGTAGAAGCATGTCCTCTCGCCAGTGTGGCAGGCAGGCCCCCTGGGCTCGACGAGCAAGAGAAGGGTGTCCCCGTCGCAGTCGTACCTTACGGAGCGGACCTCCTGGAAGTTACCGGAGGTCTCGCCCTTCAGCCAGAGCTTCCCCCGGGAGCGGCTGAAATAGTGCGCCCTTCCGGTCGCAAGTGTCTTCTCGACGGCGACCCTGTCCATCCATGCCATCATAAGGACCTCGGAGGTCCGAGAGTCCTGCGCTATGGCGGGCACGAGCCCGCTCTCGTTGAACTTGACGGCGCTTATGTCGAACTGAATGGGTTCCACAGGCGGATATAATACCATGCGGATTTCCGTGAATTCCAGTGTTTTGAAAGGGTCCTCTTCCAGCCGGGCAATTGCGCCAGGTATGTTTTTTTTGCAAAGCCGGTTTTGCCGCCTGACTTACACGGGATACACTGGATTTACTCGCGCGCCGGGCCGCCTTGACGGTCAGGTTTTTGGCTGATAGACTACCTCTATGCCTACAAAGACCGTTTCAAGCTCCGAGACGAAAAACATCCAGATAATCAACGAGAAGGGCGAGGCCGACGGCTCCCTCGTAAGCCTGTTTGCCGAGGATGACTTCCGGCGTTTCTTCGAGACCATAATACTCGCCCGCACCTTCAACCACAGGGCCCTGAGCCTTCAGAGGGAGGGACGCCTCGGCACCTATGCCTCCATCTGGGGGCAGGAGGCCTCCCAGATAGGCTCGGCGCTCGCCTTCGGAGAAGAGGACTGGTTGTTCCCTTCATTCAGGGAGTCCGGGGTCTACATCGCAAGGGGCTACCCCGTCTGGATGCTCTACCGCTACTGGGCGGGGGACGAGCGCGGCATGCACGCCCCTACGGGCTTTAACCTCTTCCCCATGAGCGTGCCGGTCGGCACGCAGGTGCCGCACGCAACTGGCGCGGCCTGGGCCATGAAGCTCAAGGGCCACAGGAAGGCGGCTGCGGTCTACTTCGGCGACGGCGGCTCGTCAAAAGGGGACTTCCACGAGGGGCTAAATTTCGCCGGCGTCTTCAAGGTCCCTGCCATATTCATATGCCAGAACAACCAGTGGGCCATATCCGTGCCGAGGTCCAGGCAGACGACGGCGAAGACGATAGCCGAGAGGGCCTTCGGCTACGGCTTCGAGGGCGTCCAGGTGGACGGCAATGACATATTGGCCGTATTCAAGGTCACGAGGGACGCGATAGAGAGGGCCAGGGCCGGCGAAGGACCGACCCTCATAGAGTGCTTCACCTACCGCCTCGACGACCACACCACCGCCGACGACTCGTCGCGCTACAGGAGCGACGAAGAGGTCGAGTACTGGAAGGAGAGGGAGCCCCTTAAAAGGCTCAGGACATACATGGAAGGCAAGGGCTGGTGGACGAAGGAATATGAAGACAGTGTAACGAAAAAAGCCGAGGAGAGGATCGATTCCGAGATACGAAAGGCAGAGGCATTCGAGGCGCCAGACCCGGCGGACATCATAAAATACACGTACGGCTCCCTTACCCCGCGGCAGGCCCGGGAGCTGAAGGAGTTCAAGTGGCGAGGCTGAACCTTGTGCAGGCCATAAACCAGGCCCTCGCCCAGGAGATGGAGCGGGACAAAGACGTCATCGTCATCGGCGAGGACGTGGGAAAGGACGGAGGCGTTTTCAGGGTCACGCAGGGCCTCCTGGATAAATTCGGCCCCGAGAGGGTCATGGATACCCCACTTTCGGAGCTCGGCATCATAGGCGCGGCAGTGGGGCTTGCCGCATACGGCATGAAGCCGGTTGCAGAGATACAGTTCATGGGATTCACCTACGCAGGTCTTGAGCAGCTCTTCTCGCACGCCGCGCGCATACGCTCCCGTTCGAGAAACCGTTTCACCTGCCCGATGGTCGTCCGCACCCCTTACGGTATAGGCATAAAGCCGCCGGAGCTTCATTCGGAATCTACCGAGGCGCTGTTCTGCCACATGCCGGGCTTGAAGGTGGTCGTGCCTTCAAACCCGTATAGCGCCAAGGGCCTCCTTGCCTCGGCCATAAGGGACCCCGACCCGGTGCTTTTTCTGGAGGCATCGAGGCTTTACAGGTCCATTAAGGCGGAGGTTCCGGAAGAGGAGTATACGATACCCCTCGGCAAGGCCTCGGTTTATCAGGAGGGGAATGACATTACGGTCGTTTCCTGGGGCACCATGCTCCACAGGGCAGCGGAGGCCTCGGAGGATTTCGACTGCGAGATAATAGACCTGCAGACGCTCCGCCCCTATGACGAGGAGGCCGTAGTAAATTCCGTAAAGAAGACCGGCAGGCTCGTCATAGTCTATGAGGCGACGAGGATAGGGGGCTTCGGTGCGGAGATAGCGGCACTCGTAGCGGAGGAGGCTTTCGAGTACCTCAAGGCCCCTGTAATAAGGGTGGCGGCGCCGGAGGCCGTTATACCCATGGCAAGGCTCGAAGACCATTACATGCCCTCTCCCGAGAGGATAAGGGCTGCTTTCGAGAAGGTGATGCAGTACTGAGGCAGCCTCTGAAAATTGATTTTTTCCCCGGACTCTGTGTCAGGCCGTTAATAAAAATGCTCACATATTGTCATATATGCTGCGCTTTTATTCCCGGTCTTCCTCGATTGCGGGGAAAAATCTCGAATTTTTAGAGGTTGCCCTGGATTAAAAACCGCTCTTTTCCCCGATCTCTTAAGTAAAGAAGCACCCCATTTTGATATACGCGGGTAGCGGCGAATCTTATCTATCGCTTTTTTTCAGGAGGACCTTGATGGAATTCGAATTCCGGCTGCCGGACCTCGGCGAGGGCATAACCGAGGGCGAGGTGGTGAAATGGCGCGTAAAGGAGGGCGACCGCGTCGAGGAACACCAGGTCGTCGTCGAGGTGGAGACCGACAAGGCCATTGTCGAGGTCCCTTCGCCGAGGGGAGGGAAGGTCACGGGCATCAATAAGGGCGAGCGAGAGACGGTCAGGGTCGGCGAGACCCTTATGAGGATAGAGACGGAAGCGGCTGCCGAGGAAAGGGCCCCTGAGAAGAAACCTGAAAAGAAGAAAGCAGAGGAGCAGAGGGCGAGGCCTCCCTCGGTTTCGGTCGTGGGCGCATTGCCTGAAAAGGAGGAGGTCACCGCATCCCCCAAGGCGAGGGCGCTCGCCAAAAAGCTTGGAGTGGACCTTCCGGCTGTAAAAGGCACAGGGCCGGGCGGCATGGTAACCGAGGCGGACGTAAAGGCCGCATCCGAAGGCAAGGCGGCCCCTCCCAGGCCGCCGGAAAAGGAAGAGGCCGTCGAGAGGGCTTACGAGCCGAGGCTTGAAGAGAGGCCCGGGCCTCCAGGGGAAAAACGGGCCGAGGAAAGGCCGCCCTCACCGCCAGGACAGGACAAGTACGGGCCTGTCGAGCGGATACCCATAAGGGGCGTAAGGAAGGCCATAGCAAAAAACCTCCTCGCGAGCCAGAGGACCGCCGCGTTCGTAACGGGCATGGACGACGCGGACGTGACCGAGCTTTGGGCCCTCCGGAAGCGAGAGTCAAAGGTCGCGAAGGAAAGAGGGGTGCACCTCACCTTCCTCCCATTTTTCATGAAGGCCGCGCAGCACGCCCTTGCGGCCTATCCCCGCGTAAACGCCTCGGTCGACGAGCAGTCGGGCGAGATAATCATTAAGAAATACTACAACATCGGCTTTGCCGTGGACACGCCCGAGGGGCTCATGGTCTCGGTAGTGAAGAACGTGGAAAAGAAGACCATACTCGATCTTGCCGCGGAGCTGCAGGAGCTTTCGCTCAAGGCCAGGGAGAGGAAGATAACCCTTGATGAGCTCAAGGGCTCGACCTTCACCATAAGCAATTACGGGAGCTTCGGCGGCACCTACGCGACCCCCATAATCAACCACCCTGACGTTGCAATACTCGGCACAGGGAAGATAAGCGAAAGGCCCTGGGTGGTGAACGGGTCGGTCGCGATAAGGAAGGTGCTCCCGATATCATTCACCTTCGACCACAGGGTCATAGACGGCGCGGACGCGGCCCGGTTCGTGAACAGGATAGTAGCCTACCTCGAAGACCCGGGAAGGATATTCATAGAGAGCTCATGAGGACTGGCGCGGTATGCTTCAGCCCGGCAGGATTTTTTGTCATTCTGAGGGAGCGTAAGCGACCGATAATTTTTGCAGGACAGCAAAAATTGAATGCCGAGCCTCTTAGCGAGGCAGCCCGAAGGGTCGAGCCCCAGGACGGGGCGAGATAAGAACCTCGTATACAAGCCCCGTCGCAAAAAGACCTTTTAACGCGCTGCCGCGCTCTTTTTGGGCATAAGGCTCCGCTCCCTTTCCGCCTCCTTCCTCCGGGCTCGGCCCTTAAGTCGCTCGACCTTCGGCCTCGCTCCTGCTGCCCCGCCTCGCCCGCCCCTCCCCCATCCCCATGTTCGCTCCGCCTTATGCCCCGGGGTGGTTTGAAATACAAAAACAAAAACGAGTGAGATTCTTTTTGTCTTGAAACAAACACCGGAGGGTAAGGCGAGCGCAGCATAAGGGAGGAAGAGCGTGAACGGGCCGGGGCGGGAGGAGCAAAGCGACTTAAGGGGCCCGTTGGAGATTCCCGGCATTCCGCCGGGAATCTCCAACACAAGAGGAAGATTTCCGGATTTACATCCGCTCGCTCGACCCCCAAAAAAAATCGGGGTCTCTCTTCGCTTTTGTGTGTTCACGGGGTGGGGGAGGGGGTTAGCAAGCGAGTCTTACCCTCAAAAACCGCACGGCAGTGCGGAAAAAGGCAGTTTTGCACATATGGTCAATGTATGGCCATTTTCATTACCCCCAGCCTTGTAGAATTACCCGGCCTTCTCCCAAAAAAGAGCCCCGCCTTTTCAGGCGGGGCCTCCTAAAATCGTATCTTCCGAAGGCAGGCCTCAGCTCGCCGCCTCTTTCTGCACCTGGTCGAGGTCGACCCTGTCGAGCCTCTTCTGGCAGACATTCCAGTTGATGTTCTTCATGAACGCGTCGATATAGGGCGCCCTCTTCGCGCCGTAGTCCATGAAGTAGGCGTGCTCGTAGACGTCCATTACGAGCACGGGCACCACGTTCATCGGGACCTTCTCGTTGTGCGCGTCAAGGCAGTAGTTGTGGAGCTTGCCGTCGTAGAGCGAGAGGGCAGTTACCACCCAGCCCCTGCATGACATGCCGCAGGCCTTGAACTCCTCCGTCCACTTCTCGAACGAGCCCCATTCCCTCGCGATAAGGTCCGAGAGCTTCCCCGACGGCTTGCCGCCCTTGCCCATGAGGTTCTCGAAGTAGAGCTCGTGGAGGACGACGGCGTTATAGGCGAAGGTCTCTTCTATCTTCAAGGCCCTCCAGTCGGAAAAGACCTGGTTTGCCGTTCCGAGGTCGGCCTTCTTCTGCTTATCCTCTATCTCGTTCAATTTGTTTATGTAGCCGACGTAGAGTATGTCCCTGTGGTTCGATATCTGCGCCTCGGAGAGGCCCTCGGGCTTGAGGTCGAACTTTTTTGGCTGGTGCTGTGGCATGAGTCCCTCCCTTTCTTAAGTGGCACCCTCTAAAAATTGATCTTTTCCCCGGACTCTCTGTCAGGCCGTGAATAAAAATGCTCACATATTGTCATATATGCTCCGCTTTTTATTCCCGGCCTTCCTTGATTGCGGGCAAAATATCTAATTTTTGGAGGTTGCCAGGTGTTATTTGTGCGGACGCCTGAAAATGACAGTGCGTCGTAAGACCACTGTTTTAACTGGTTGCCGAAAAACTAAAAACACGTTCAGACTGCTCAAAAAGCTCAAGGCGACGCAGCAGATGTGGGCTTTTTCAGCAACCCGGTAGCTTAATTAAACCAGCTATCATGAATCTGTCAAGGTCAGACGAACCTGTTGAGGACTATGCTCAAGAGGCTTATGACGAGCGCCCCTACCAGGGCAGGCAGGAAGCCGGCAACCGCAAAGCCGCTTATAAGCCAGCCCACCGCCCAGAAAATGAGGCCGTTAAGGACGAGCGTAAAGAGCCCGAGCGTGAGTATGTTTATGGGCAGAGTGAGTACCAGGAGGACCGGCTTTATTATGAGGTTCATGACGGCCAGGAGGACCGCGGCCTTTATCGCGGGGCCGTAGCCCTCGACGTTCACGCCCGGGACCAGGTACGAGGCGAGGAATATCCCTGCCGTTAATATTATGAGCCGGAGTATGATGTTAAGCATCCCAATCGAGCCCCTTTAGGCTACCTCTAAAAACGATTATTTTTCCTGATCTCTGTGTCAGGGCGGAAATAAAAATGCTC encodes the following:
- the rlmB gene encoding 23S rRNA (guanosine(2251)-2'-O)-methyltransferase RlmB, whose protein sequence is MRTVYGINPVLEALRSGAVIDKVLISEGRTGRAASDIMKLAGQKKVEVAKAAPHEIAKIAGTERHQGVVALLHEEFRYSDIEDLIAAWKAKGGQAFFLVLDSVQDPQNLGSLVRTANAAGVHGVVIPKDRAAEVTPAVVKASAGATEHTLIAREVNITRVLERLKEEGVWAVAVEAGCRDALWGTDLDRDLALVIGSEGKGIRRLVRESCDLCASIPMAGQVNSLNAAQAGAIAMFEALRQRGR
- the hisIE gene encoding bifunctional phosphoribosyl-AMP cyclohydrolase/phosphoribosyl-ATP diphosphatase HisIE codes for the protein MVLYPPVEPIQFDISAVKFNESGLVPAIAQDSRTSEVLMMAWMDRVAVEKTLATGRAHYFSRSRGKLWLKGETSGNFQEVRSVRYDCDGDTLLLLVEPRGPACHTGERTCFYRALDGKEVKPSGPAVLTELMKVLAERKKADPAKSYVASLYAKGLTKILDKIEEESAELLEAASSKENGQVVYEFSDLLFHCMVLLSEKGIGMDEIYGELARRFGISGITEKEARGGK
- a CDS encoding zinc ribbon domain-containing protein, which encodes MAEILPGPVCHSCGMLIMNKDEFGCEANLTVMNTFYCRYCYWKGQFTEPDITKEEMLEKLSSAMMIGKNISQEEARELAWGRMKLLKRWQGK
- a CDS encoding phage holin family protein, translating into MLNIILRLIILTAGIFLASYLVPGVNVEGYGPAIKAAVLLAVMNLIIKPVLLVLTLPINILTLGLFTLVLNGLIFWAVGWLISGFAVAGFLPALVGALVISLLSIVLNRFV
- the pdhA gene encoding pyruvate dehydrogenase (acetyl-transferring) E1 component subunit alpha, translated to MPTKTVSSSETKNIQIINEKGEADGSLVSLFAEDDFRRFFETIILARTFNHRALSLQREGRLGTYASIWGQEASQIGSALAFGEEDWLFPSFRESGVYIARGYPVWMLYRYWAGDERGMHAPTGFNLFPMSVPVGTQVPHATGAAWAMKLKGHRKAAAVYFGDGGSSKGDFHEGLNFAGVFKVPAIFICQNNQWAISVPRSRQTTAKTIAERAFGYGFEGVQVDGNDILAVFKVTRDAIERARAGEGPTLIECFTYRLDDHTTADDSSRYRSDEEVEYWKEREPLKRLRTYMEGKGWWTKEYEDSVTKKAEERIDSEIRKAEAFEAPDPADIIKYTYGSLTPRQARELKEFKWRG
- a CDS encoding dihydrolipoamide acetyltransferase family protein, giving the protein MEFEFRLPDLGEGITEGEVVKWRVKEGDRVEEHQVVVEVETDKAIVEVPSPRGGKVTGINKGERETVRVGETLMRIETEAAAEERAPEKKPEKKKAEEQRARPPSVSVVGALPEKEEVTASPKARALAKKLGVDLPAVKGTGPGGMVTEADVKAASEGKAAPPRPPEKEEAVERAYEPRLEERPGPPGEKRAEERPPSPPGQDKYGPVERIPIRGVRKAIAKNLLASQRTAAFVTGMDDADVTELWALRKRESKVAKERGVHLTFLPFFMKAAQHALAAYPRVNASVDEQSGEIIIKKYYNIGFAVDTPEGLMVSVVKNVEKKTILDLAAELQELSLKARERKITLDELKGSTFTISNYGSFGGTYATPIINHPDVAILGTGKISERPWVVNGSVAIRKVLPISFTFDHRVIDGADAARFVNRIVAYLEDPGRIFIESS
- a CDS encoding superoxide dismutase, which translates into the protein MPQHQPKKFDLKPEGLSEAQISNHRDILYVGYINKLNEIEDKQKKADLGTANQVFSDWRALKIEETFAYNAVVLHELYFENLMGKGGKPSGKLSDLIAREWGSFEKWTEEFKACGMSCRGWVVTALSLYDGKLHNYCLDAHNEKVPMNVVPVLVMDVYEHAYFMDYGAKRAPYIDAFMKNINWNVCQKRLDRVDLDQVQKEAAS
- the ilvA gene encoding threonine ammonia-lyase, with the translated sequence MSKAVLSDLVREAAERLKGVISPTPLIYSSSLSRLLGFECLLKLENLQKTGSFKARGAYFKISSLSDRERAAGVIAASSGNHAQGVAWAAALLGVRSHIVMPETTPIVKFVATKGYGGEVIIHGSNFMESFAYARDLSAKRGLTLIHPFDDYSIIAGQGTIGLEIIEAAPEADAIVVPVGGGGLISGIASVVKEKSPGMKVIGVEAAASSSCIESLKRGGPSEVEERPTIADGIAVKRPGEKTFKIIRELVDEVHDAGEDSIAWAIVQLLERKKLVVEGAGAVGVAAAIEGKLPKSVKKAVFVLSGGNIDVTTLDRIIRLGLIREGRILRLSALIPDEPGALARLTADIAALKANILHVIHEREAVSAPINTIRLEIVLETEGHGHSERIRKELGGKGYLLG
- a CDS encoding alpha-ketoacid dehydrogenase subunit beta; this translates as MARLNLVQAINQALAQEMERDKDVIVIGEDVGKDGGVFRVTQGLLDKFGPERVMDTPLSELGIIGAAVGLAAYGMKPVAEIQFMGFTYAGLEQLFSHAARIRSRSRNRFTCPMVVRTPYGIGIKPPELHSESTEALFCHMPGLKVVVPSNPYSAKGLLASAIRDPDPVLFLEASRLYRSIKAEVPEEEYTIPLGKASVYQEGNDITVVSWGTMLHRAAEASEDFDCEIIDLQTLRPYDEEAVVNSVKKTGRLVIVYEATRIGGFGAEIAALVAEEAFEYLKAPVIRVAAPEAVIPMARLEDHYMPSPERIRAAFEKVMQY
- a CDS encoding histidine triad nucleotide-binding protein encodes the protein MSGCIFCRIGRKEAKSEVVLESERLIAIRDINPQAPTHILIIPKAHYETLMDCDDRELLAEMLETAKALAKKLGLDKRGFRTVINTNEEGGQTVFHLHMHFMAGRTLLGRMG